A single window of Sulfitobacter sp. JL08 DNA harbors:
- a CDS encoding site-specific integrase has protein sequence MPITKRKPPEKPPKKVRLSGSLIEKLPLLDRDYLVADTDVPRLKLKVTPVGNMSFLLRYRNADGVEKKYKLGNFPDMSVSLARRTAAVHLNNIAAGEDPAEERAQRRHGLTLNELYERFMREHALYHLRQTTVRNYKQIYGAYIEVGVGRKPLLAISRNDVLDVHRSLSDTPYAANRVLAFIKRLFNWANENGLFQEKPNPASGVKPYTEHQVERLLSEEQTARLADALHQIRFERPATEASINTILFMFFTGSRRSEAMRMKWDDVDLERRTVAFIGAKSGDRKQAMSRALLEWLVELKLRSSGVFLFPGSKKGEPIKDIKKTWQRVRTRAGLPNFRLHDIRHNVLSDIAAANDIATAQAVGGHKSIRSTMRYIHAKSALTQAALETSGDRVEKTFLLGKLNNET, from the coding sequence ATGCCGATTACCAAAAGAAAACCACCTGAAAAGCCGCCTAAGAAGGTTAGACTGAGCGGGTCGCTCATCGAAAAATTGCCCCTTTTAGACCGGGACTACCTTGTTGCGGATACCGATGTGCCGCGGTTGAAACTCAAAGTAACACCCGTGGGCAATATGAGCTTTCTCTTGCGGTACCGGAATGCCGACGGCGTCGAGAAAAAGTATAAGCTTGGCAATTTTCCCGACATGAGTGTCTCTTTGGCTAGAAGAACTGCTGCGGTGCATTTGAACAACATCGCAGCAGGAGAAGACCCCGCGGAAGAACGTGCGCAGCGACGGCACGGCCTCACACTGAACGAGCTGTACGAGCGGTTCATGCGTGAGCATGCGCTATATCACCTACGCCAAACGACGGTAAGGAACTACAAACAGATTTACGGGGCTTACATTGAGGTTGGGGTAGGCAGGAAGCCATTGCTTGCGATTTCAAGAAACGATGTTCTTGATGTTCATCGTTCGCTTTCCGACACACCATATGCTGCAAATCGTGTGCTGGCTTTCATCAAGCGGCTTTTCAATTGGGCAAATGAAAACGGCCTGTTCCAAGAGAAGCCAAACCCTGCAAGTGGCGTCAAACCATACACAGAACATCAGGTAGAGCGGCTATTGAGTGAAGAACAGACAGCGCGGCTTGCAGATGCCCTACATCAAATCCGATTTGAGCGCCCAGCTACTGAGGCCTCGATAAACACAATACTGTTCATGTTTTTTACAGGAAGCCGACGAAGCGAAGCGATGCGTATGAAGTGGGATGACGTAGATTTAGAACGACGAACGGTTGCCTTCATCGGAGCGAAATCAGGTGATCGAAAACAAGCAATGTCCAGAGCGCTGCTTGAGTGGCTTGTTGAGCTAAAGTTGCGTTCATCGGGGGTATTTTTGTTTCCCGGCTCGAAAAAGGGCGAACCAATCAAAGACATCAAGAAAACGTGGCAACGAGTTCGAACCCGTGCCGGTCTTCCAAATTTCCGGCTTCATGATATTCGTCACAACGTATTATCGGACATTGCAGCTGCCAACGATATAGCGACCGCGCAAGCCGTTGGCGGACATAAAAGTATCCGATCAACGATGCGATATATTCACGCCAAATCTGCTCTTACTCAAGCGGCGCTGGAAACGTCCGGCGATCGAGTTGAGAAAACCTTTCTGTTAGGAAAATTAAATAATGAAACTTAA
- a CDS encoding tetratricopeptide repeat protein — MKFQTCRSCVVQRMTGKCPKRSNNRAELRELFSVGISYRSLKRQTEVKECIENQLIVLTFRVYVALLFRGRLIMRFIFIFILVLFPIYAIGQNSSSVMEKAFAAVDRADNETAIKLFLEAVINPGTHGVDEAERIEANYQLFDLLAIGAFDTAIIFLETAAIEGHPAAQNHFGYLITQLYRKNPSKALQKALGGKYDRRDAIRFITTASDAGYYPAVMRLADYYEDGSNGAIQDPAYAEELYARGFALAEEAMAGGDPNAAEDIARYYERGQGTEKSLAQANRAKVAVIYLLEDQAVAGNIEAQRRLMYKLIDAEVLRISPDTQRDAEDWAIIWLVNRDDHNSMATVARLYAEGKLGGGNLVMAHALYNTASTLGETDFAATKRDEVADRMTSQQIREAQVRARKCVSLGLAGCLD, encoded by the coding sequence GTGAAATTCCAAACCTGCCGTTCGTGCGTGGTGCAGAGAATGACGGGTAAGTGCCCGAAACGGTCAAATAATCGCGCGGAATTACGAGAACTTTTTTCGGTCGGCATCAGCTATCGAAGTTTAAAGCGACAAACTGAAGTCAAAGAATGTATTGAAAATCAGCTAATTGTGTTAACGTTCCGTGTTTACGTAGCACTATTGTTCCGAGGTCGTCTTATCATGCGGTTCATTTTCATTTTCATTCTTGTCCTATTTCCCATCTACGCGATTGGCCAAAACTCTTCTTCGGTGATGGAAAAGGCCTTTGCTGCTGTAGACCGCGCCGACAATGAAACGGCTATTAAACTCTTTCTCGAGGCTGTCATTAATCCGGGAACCCACGGGGTAGATGAGGCAGAACGTATCGAGGCAAACTACCAACTATTTGACCTGCTTGCCATTGGAGCATTCGATACGGCCATCATCTTCCTCGAAACCGCAGCAATTGAAGGGCATCCAGCCGCCCAAAACCACTTCGGGTATCTGATCACTCAGCTTTATCGCAAAAATCCGTCTAAGGCTTTGCAAAAGGCTCTGGGCGGAAAATATGATCGACGCGATGCTATCCGATTTATTACCACTGCTTCAGATGCCGGGTACTACCCAGCCGTCATGAGGCTTGCAGACTATTACGAAGACGGTTCGAATGGGGCAATCCAAGACCCAGCTTATGCCGAGGAACTTTACGCACGCGGTTTCGCGCTGGCAGAAGAAGCCATGGCGGGTGGCGATCCAAACGCGGCGGAAGATATTGCAAGGTACTATGAACGTGGGCAGGGTACGGAAAAATCCCTTGCGCAGGCGAACCGTGCCAAAGTTGCTGTGATTTATTTACTTGAGGATCAAGCGGTTGCGGGCAACATCGAGGCGCAAAGGCGATTAATGTACAAACTTATCGACGCAGAGGTTCTGCGCATTTCACCTGACACTCAACGAGACGCCGAGGACTGGGCCATCATTTGGCTTGTAAACCGGGACGACCACAACTCTATGGCGACTGTGGCAAGACTTTACGCAGAAGGAAAACTTGGCGGTGGAAATCTCGTCATGGCGCATGCACTGTATAACACCGCGAGCACGTTAGGTGAGACCGACTTCGCGGCAACGAAACGTGACGAAGTAGCGGATCGGATGACTTCACAGCAAATCCGGGAAGCGCAGGTCCGCGCCCGAAAATGTGTCAGCCTCGGACTTGCGGGTTGCCTTGATTAA
- a CDS encoding recombinase family protein, with product MSEITKIVSYIRVSTNRQGQSGLGLEAQREAVLNYSKSAGGRIAEEFVEIESGKRNNRPQLASAIEICRKSKATLVIAKLDRLARNVHFISGLIEAGVNFRAADMPNADKFMLHVYAAMAEEEGRRISERTKVALRAAKARGVVLGATGKMLAAKHKHAADTFALRLSPTIANMKAEGLSVRKIADRLNYDGVAAYSGGRWHPTTVQRLVRRIEVLSIGDPRGLTLASN from the coding sequence ATGTCAGAAATTACCAAAATTGTTTCCTATATCCGCGTATCCACTAATCGGCAGGGGCAAAGCGGACTTGGCCTCGAGGCTCAGAGGGAAGCGGTACTTAACTATTCGAAATCAGCAGGGGGCAGGATCGCAGAAGAGTTCGTGGAGATTGAAAGTGGCAAAAGGAATAATCGCCCGCAACTAGCGTCTGCAATCGAAATTTGTAGGAAATCAAAAGCAACCCTTGTGATCGCTAAACTCGATCGGTTGGCCAGGAATGTACACTTCATTTCCGGCCTTATCGAAGCGGGCGTAAATTTTCGTGCGGCGGACATGCCCAACGCGGACAAGTTCATGCTGCACGTGTACGCCGCAATGGCAGAGGAAGAAGGCCGTCGGATCAGTGAGCGCACGAAAGTTGCGCTGCGCGCGGCAAAGGCTCGTGGCGTCGTTTTAGGCGCAACCGGCAAGATGCTAGCAGCGAAGCACAAACATGCCGCTGACACTTTTGCCTTGCGACTATCGCCGACAATCGCGAACATGAAAGCTGAAGGACTGTCGGTACGCAAGATCGCAGATAGGCTCAATTATGATGGTGTTGCAGCTTATTCGGGAGGTCGATGGCATCCGACCACCGTCCAAAGACTTGTACGACGCATAGAAGTTCTTTCCATTGGGGACCCTAGGGGTCTAACATTGGCGTCGAATTAA
- a CDS encoding DUF6994 family protein, translating into MGINTQFFMFEDTPSGKDPDKYSPTLRQYHQLLWSKPLPSGTEFKLQDEPGGYIYHISEVGEFRLSSDAITNTHSHVGKMAPITSQISKHEMGEFYNLGSTIGGYIVFPRKMVDKKQNINQARGCNVKIRDRIDLTLECIRRYYIGEASPLSEVLRRYEDFFALFEDFNGYVDFFLLNDLIENGSINFMLPFDNFQRDGYPLDVAEYQEYMRATMKLLRRRNRRINLSLPTVVTR; encoded by the coding sequence ATGGGGATTAATACTCAGTTTTTCATGTTTGAGGATACGCCATCTGGCAAGGATCCTGACAAGTACAGCCCAACTCTTCGTCAATATCACCAGCTTTTGTGGAGCAAACCACTTCCTAGCGGTACGGAATTCAAACTTCAGGATGAACCGGGAGGATACATTTATCACATTTCAGAGGTTGGTGAATTCCGCCTAAGCAGTGATGCGATCACTAACACCCATAGCCACGTAGGAAAGATGGCGCCGATAACCTCTCAAATTTCTAAACACGAAATGGGTGAATTCTACAACCTCGGCAGCACGATTGGTGGATACATCGTCTTTCCCAGAAAGATGGTCGATAAAAAGCAGAACATTAATCAAGCGCGTGGCTGTAACGTAAAGATCAGGGACAGGATCGACCTGACACTTGAGTGTATCCGCCGCTACTACATTGGTGAAGCTAGTCCGCTTTCGGAAGTTCTGAGAAGATATGAAGATTTCTTTGCGTTGTTCGAAGATTTTAACGGCTACGTAGACTTCTTTTTATTAAACGATCTAATTGAGAATGGTTCGATCAATTTTATGCTGCCGTTCGACAACTTTCAAAGAGATGGCTACCCGCTCGACGTTGCCGAGTACCAAGAATACATGCGAGCCACGATGAAACTTTTACGGAGAAGAAACCGCAGAATAAATCTTTCATTACCAACGGTCGTGACGCGTTAA
- a CDS encoding heavy metal translocating P-type ATPase, which translates to MEQQKSLVFGLNGLSCASCVGRAEKALQAVKGVQNVHVNLAAQTACTDVDETFSADQAASALESAGYPADVETYRFAVENMSCASCVGRVERALAAMPGVVSASVNLAQEQAIVQVLGTSVPAGAIAQAATAAGYPATLIDAPGTDRSLTDRKAEETANLKRMTVIAAVLTLPVFVLEMGSHAVPAIHHWVMSVLGMNTSWTIQFVLTSIVLAWPGRHFYLNGFPALFKGAPDMNSLVALGSSAAWGFSTVALVAPWLLPDGTRVVYFEAAAVIVTLILLGRYLEARAKGRTGQAIRRLVGLRAKTAQVERDGRLIELSVDDIVVGDLVQVRPGEKIAIDGVVTQGGSYVDESMITGEPVPVEKPVDSEVVGGTVNGTGALMFRATKVGSDTMLAQIIRMVEEAQGARLPIQDLVNRITLWFVPAVMGVAMFTFLTWVLVGPDPALSFALVAAVAVLIIACPCAMGLATPTSIMVGTGRAAELGVLFRQGDALQALNDVKTIALDKTGTLTEGRPELTDIALMEGFGEAEVLAVVASVEEKSEHPIAAAIVRRARIDGVSLVAVEDFTSLTGYGISATADGKRVLVGADRLMKREGVSLDAARGIGARFGEDGKTPLYAAIDGRLAAVIAVSDPIKSGTADAIAALHDLGLNVAMITGDNRATAHAIAGRLGIDTVIAEVLPEGKVEAIEQLKDRQGKIAFVGDGINDAPALATANVGIAIGTGTDVAIEAADVVLMSGNLQGVVNALHVSQRTMRNIRQNLFWAFGYNALLIPVAAGVFYPVFGLMLSPALAAGAMALSSVFVVTNALRLRWIAPALDETRSKDGPTGSVVAAAAE; encoded by the coding sequence GTGGAACAGCAGAAGTCACTGGTATTCGGCCTGAACGGCCTTAGTTGCGCCTCATGTGTCGGGCGCGCTGAAAAGGCATTGCAGGCTGTAAAGGGCGTACAGAACGTTCACGTGAACCTTGCGGCGCAAACGGCCTGCACGGATGTTGATGAAACGTTCAGTGCAGATCAGGCCGCGTCTGCGCTTGAAAGTGCCGGATACCCGGCCGATGTGGAAACATACCGGTTTGCCGTTGAAAACATGTCGTGCGCGTCTTGTGTCGGGCGGGTGGAACGGGCGTTGGCGGCAATGCCGGGTGTGGTTTCTGCATCAGTCAATCTGGCGCAGGAACAGGCAATCGTTCAGGTGTTGGGCACATCGGTGCCCGCCGGGGCCATTGCGCAGGCTGCAACCGCCGCAGGGTATCCTGCCACATTGATAGATGCGCCGGGCACTGACCGTTCGCTGACCGACCGGAAGGCTGAAGAAACCGCCAACCTTAAGCGAATGACGGTTATCGCGGCAGTTCTGACTCTGCCGGTTTTTGTTCTTGAGATGGGCAGCCATGCGGTGCCCGCCATTCACCACTGGGTGATGTCCGTACTGGGAATGAACACAAGCTGGACCATTCAGTTTGTGTTGACGTCAATCGTTCTGGCGTGGCCGGGCCGGCATTTTTACCTCAACGGCTTTCCGGCGCTGTTCAAAGGCGCGCCCGATATGAATTCCCTTGTGGCTTTGGGGTCGTCCGCAGCATGGGGGTTTTCCACAGTGGCCCTGGTTGCGCCGTGGTTGCTGCCGGATGGAACGCGGGTTGTCTATTTCGAAGCGGCTGCCGTGATCGTGACACTTATTCTGTTGGGCCGCTATCTTGAGGCGCGCGCAAAAGGCCGCACCGGTCAGGCGATCCGCAGGCTGGTGGGCCTGCGCGCCAAAACCGCGCAAGTCGAAAGGGACGGTCGCCTGATCGAACTGTCTGTTGATGATATCGTTGTCGGCGATCTTGTTCAGGTGCGGCCGGGTGAAAAAATCGCAATCGACGGGGTCGTGACCCAGGGCGGTTCTTATGTCGATGAAAGCATGATCACCGGCGAACCGGTGCCGGTTGAAAAACCGGTCGATTCCGAGGTGGTCGGCGGAACGGTGAACGGAACCGGGGCGCTGATGTTTCGCGCTACCAAGGTCGGCAGCGATACAATGCTGGCCCAGATCATTCGCATGGTCGAGGAAGCGCAGGGCGCCAGGCTTCCGATACAGGATCTTGTGAACCGGATTACGCTGTGGTTTGTGCCTGCGGTCATGGGTGTTGCCATGTTTACCTTTCTGACTTGGGTGCTGGTTGGCCCCGATCCCGCGCTCAGCTTTGCATTGGTGGCGGCGGTGGCGGTTCTGATCATCGCCTGCCCCTGTGCAATGGGTCTGGCAACGCCCACATCCATCATGGTCGGCACCGGACGGGCTGCGGAACTGGGCGTTCTGTTCCGGCAGGGTGACGCGCTGCAAGCACTGAATGACGTGAAAACCATTGCGCTGGACAAGACCGGAACGCTCACAGAGGGGCGACCGGAGCTTACAGATATTGCGTTGATGGAGGGTTTCGGCGAAGCCGAAGTGCTCGCCGTTGTCGCCTCGGTCGAGGAGAAATCGGAACACCCGATTGCGGCCGCCATCGTGCGACGTGCGCGAATAGACGGTGTCTCTCTGGTCGCGGTGGAAGACTTCACCTCGCTCACCGGCTATGGCATCAGTGCGACAGCAGATGGAAAACGGGTTCTGGTCGGCGCGGACCGGTTGATGAAGCGCGAAGGGGTATCCCTTGATGCGGCGCGCGGCATTGGCGCACGGTTTGGAGAAGACGGGAAAACGCCGCTATATGCCGCGATTGACGGGCGCCTTGCAGCTGTTATTGCCGTGTCCGATCCGATCAAATCCGGGACCGCAGACGCCATCGCTGCCCTGCATGATCTGGGCCTGAACGTGGCGATGATCACCGGTGACAATCGCGCCACGGCCCATGCTATCGCAGGCCGTCTGGGCATCGACACGGTGATTGCCGAAGTGCTGCCAGAGGGCAAGGTTGAGGCAATTGAGCAGTTGAAAGACCGGCAGGGTAAAATTGCCTTTGTCGGCGATGGCATCAACGATGCCCCCGCTCTGGCAACCGCCAATGTCGGCATCGCCATCGGAACTGGAACCGACGTCGCGATTGAAGCCGCCGATGTCGTGCTGATGTCAGGCAACCTGCAAGGTGTCGTGAACGCCCTGCATGTCAGCCAGCGTACCATGCGCAACATCCGTCAGAACCTGTTCTGGGCATTCGGGTACAACGCCTTGCTGATCCCGGTTGCTGCGGGTGTCTTTTATCCCGTGTTCGGGCTGATGCTGTCGCCGGCGCTGGCGGCGGGCGCAATGGCCCTGTCCAGCGTGTTCGTGGTGACAAACGCCCTGCGCCTGCGCTGGATCGCGCCTGCCTTGGACGAGACCCGATCCAAAGATGGTCCGACAGGCTCTGTTGTCGCAGCCGCCGCCGAATAG
- the cueR gene encoding Cu(I)-responsive transcriptional regulator, with product MNIGDVSKRAGLPAKTIRYYEEIGLISPLRDANGYRSFRERDMHKLAFLGRARALGFTIEDCRTLLALWDDQSRASADVRAIAKEHLAQIEAKIADLQTIRDTLSHLVRECAGDQRPDCPILETLEKLPTR from the coding sequence ATGAATATCGGAGACGTATCAAAACGCGCCGGTCTGCCTGCCAAAACGATCCGGTATTACGAGGAAATCGGGCTGATTTCGCCGCTGCGAGACGCAAATGGCTACCGCAGCTTTCGCGAACGCGACATGCACAAACTTGCCTTTCTGGGCCGTGCCCGCGCCCTTGGGTTTACAATAGAAGACTGCCGTACATTGCTGGCACTCTGGGACGATCAAAGCAGGGCAAGCGCGGACGTGCGTGCGATTGCCAAGGAACATCTTGCCCAGATCGAAGCCAAGATCGCCGATTTGCAGACGATCCGGGATACGCTGTCACATCTGGTGCGTGAATGTGCGGGCGACCAACGGCCCGATTGCCCGATTCTGGAGACGCTGGAAAAGCTCCCGACGCGGTAG
- a CDS encoding LysR family transcriptional regulator, with product MAKRKFGGGMPDLRDLELLVALSRHKNFSRAAADCGISQPAFSTRIRKMEDRFALPLVRRGNTFVGFTREGQVVLKWARKLLDDVEGLRQDIDALNNNLFGKLTLGVIPTAMPFAAHVSSQLRRLHPDLSIEIHSLSTRQIEIRLNDFSLDAGIMYFEDADPETTVKLYEERYVLIAPASLVPAGKTQVSWSEVAELPLCLLTPDMRNRQLIDAIFAQVSAVPTVVMQATGFTAVMAQVASGNAATIAPTAVAETFLALESTAQFDLVDPVVTHTVGLSIKEQTPELPMVRALRVAVRNAL from the coding sequence ATGGCAAAACGGAAATTTGGCGGGGGGATGCCGGATCTACGCGATCTGGAACTGCTTGTGGCCCTGTCACGACACAAGAATTTTTCGCGTGCGGCGGCGGATTGCGGCATCTCTCAACCTGCGTTTTCCACGCGCATCCGCAAAATGGAAGACCGGTTCGCGCTGCCTCTTGTTCGCCGCGGGAACACGTTTGTCGGGTTTACGCGCGAAGGTCAGGTTGTTCTGAAATGGGCCCGCAAACTGCTGGATGACGTGGAAGGGTTGCGCCAGGACATTGATGCGCTGAACAACAATCTGTTTGGCAAACTGACGCTGGGTGTGATCCCGACTGCGATGCCTTTTGCCGCGCATGTCTCCTCGCAGTTGCGCCGCCTTCATCCCGATCTGTCAATCGAAATTCATTCGCTGTCCACCCGCCAGATCGAAATCCGGCTGAACGATTTTTCGCTGGATGCCGGTATCATGTATTTTGAGGATGCCGACCCCGAAACAACCGTGAAACTTTATGAAGAACGCTATGTGCTGATCGCGCCTGCATCGCTGGTTCCCGCGGGAAAGACCCAAGTCTCATGGTCTGAAGTGGCAGAGCTTCCTTTGTGTCTGCTCACTCCGGATATGCGCAACCGGCAACTGATCGATGCTATTTTTGCGCAGGTCTCTGCCGTTCCGACAGTGGTGATGCAGGCAACAGGCTTTACCGCCGTCATGGCACAGGTGGCCAGCGGGAACGCCGCAACGATCGCGCCGACGGCCGTTGCGGAAACGTTCCTTGCCCTTGAATCAACTGCACAGTTCGATCTGGTTGATCCGGTCGTGACCCATACAGTGGGCCTGTCGATCAAGGAACAAACGCCGGAATTGCCGATGGTGCGGGCTTTGCGTGTTGCCGTGCGCAATGCATTATAA
- a CDS encoding NAD(P)H-dependent oxidoreductase subunit E, producing MTLHESKPGIWKSGKGKGRHTPKGRQLDDQAWEDVRALLGDAPRRRDLLIEYLHLVQDKYGCLNVAHLRALAEEMRISMAEIYEVATFYAHFDVVKEGETPPPALTIRVCDSLSCELAGAQALKSALEDGLDPTEVRVLRAPCMGRCDTAPVLELGHAHIDHATPEKVQAAIAAHDTHAHIPDYETFADYAAAGGYETMKSLRAGGNWEAVQEQILASGLRGLGGAGFPSGKKWGFVRANAGPRYLAVNGDEGEPGTFKDRYYLERTPHLFLEGMLIAAWAVEADTAFIYMRDEYPAVLHILAQEIQALEQAGIVEPGYIDLRRGAGAYICGEESAMIESIEGKRGLPRHRPPFVAQVGVFNRPTLVHNVETLHWVARICREGPEVLSATELNGRKGLRSYSVSGRVKNPGVYLLPAGSTIMDVIAASGGMLDGHSFKAYQPGGPSSGLLPASINDVPLDFDTLQPLGSFIGSAAVVVLSDHDSAKAAALNMLRFFEDESCGQCTPCRVGCEKAVKLMQADTWDQPLLEELCVAMGDASICGLGQAAPNPIRMTIKHFPEEV from the coding sequence ATGACACTACACGAATCCAAACCGGGCATCTGGAAATCGGGTAAGGGCAAGGGGCGTCACACGCCCAAGGGCCGCCAACTGGACGATCAGGCATGGGAAGACGTGCGCGCGCTGTTGGGCGATGCGCCGCGTCGCCGCGACCTGCTGATCGAATATCTGCACCTTGTTCAGGACAAATACGGTTGTTTGAACGTTGCGCATCTGCGGGCGCTGGCCGAGGAAATGCGCATTTCGATGGCCGAGATTTATGAGGTCGCGACGTTCTACGCGCATTTCGATGTCGTGAAGGAAGGCGAAACCCCGCCACCGGCGTTGACCATCCGGGTCTGCGACAGCCTGAGTTGCGAACTGGCGGGTGCGCAGGCACTGAAATCCGCGCTGGAGGACGGGCTGGACCCGACCGAAGTGCGCGTGCTGCGCGCGCCGTGCATGGGGCGGTGTGATACCGCGCCTGTATTGGAACTGGGGCATGCCCATATCGATCACGCCACGCCGGAAAAGGTGCAGGCCGCCATCGCCGCGCATGATACACACGCACATATCCCGGACTACGAAACATTTGCCGACTATGCAGCGGCGGGTGGTTATGAAACGATGAAATCCCTGCGCGCGGGCGGCAACTGGGAAGCGGTGCAGGAACAGATACTGGCCTCGGGCCTGCGCGGACTGGGCGGCGCGGGTTTTCCTTCGGGCAAGAAATGGGGTTTTGTGCGCGCCAATGCCGGGCCGCGCTATCTGGCCGTTAACGGAGACGAGGGCGAACCGGGTACGTTCAAGGACCGCTACTATCTGGAACGCACACCGCATCTGTTTCTGGAAGGCATGCTGATTGCCGCCTGGGCCGTCGAGGCGGATACTGCGTTTATCTACATGCGCGATGAATATCCGGCGGTACTGCATATTCTGGCGCAGGAAATTCAGGCGCTGGAACAGGCTGGCATCGTTGAACCGGGCTATATTGATCTGCGCCGTGGGGCCGGGGCCTATATATGCGGCGAAGAAAGCGCGATGATCGAAAGCATCGAAGGCAAGCGCGGATTGCCGCGACATCGCCCGCCTTTCGTCGCTCAGGTGGGTGTGTTCAACCGCCCGACGCTGGTGCATAACGTGGAAACCCTGCACTGGGTCGCGCGCATCTGCCGCGAAGGACCCGAGGTACTGTCGGCAACCGAACTGAACGGACGCAAAGGTTTGCGCAGCTATTCGGTATCGGGCCGCGTGAAAAATCCGGGCGTGTACCTTTTGCCTGCCGGATCGACGATTATGGACGTGATCGCGGCCAGCGGCGGCATGCTCGACGGGCACAGTTTCAAGGCCTACCAGCCCGGTGGCCCGTCTTCGGGTTTGCTGCCGGCATCGATCAATGATGTGCCGCTGGATTTCGACACCTTGCAGCCTTTGGGCAGTTTCATCGGATCGGCGGCAGTTGTGGTTCTGTCCGATCACGACAGCGCCAAAGCTGCCGCACTGAACATGCTGCGGTTTTTCGAAGATGAAAGCTGTGGGCAATGCACGCCCTGCCGCGTGGGATGCGAAAAAGCGGTGAAGCTGATGCAGGCCGACACCTGGGATCAGCCGCTTCTGGAAGAATTATGTGTTGCCATGGGCGATGCCTCGATCTGCGGGCTGGGGCAGGCGGCGCCCAACCCGATCCGTATGACCATCAAACACTTCCCCGAGGAGGTCTGA